In Glycine max cultivar Williams 82 chromosome 7, Glycine_max_v4.0, whole genome shotgun sequence, a single window of DNA contains:
- the LOC106799296 gene encoding uncharacterized mitochondrial protein AtMg00810-like, translated as MEIARTKNGIFVSQKKYTLDLLQETGMLGCKVANTPIEPFKRSEEDSVAADKDRYQSLVEKLIYLTHIRPDIGFAVSMASRSMSNPIETDMRNVNRILQYLKGTPGRGLYFQKNSNRGIEVYTDSD; from the coding sequence ATGGAAATTGCTCGGACAAAGAATGGTATTTTTGTTTCTCAAAAGAAGTACACTCTAGATTTACTTCAAGAAACGGGAATGCTTGGATGCAAAGTAGCCAATACTCCCATAGAACCATTCAAAAGGAGTGAAGAAGATAGTGTAGCAGCTGACAAAGATAGATATCAAAGTCTAGTTGAAAAACTAATCTATCTAACTCATATTAGGCCAGACATTGGCTTCGCTGTAAGCATGGCTAGTCGTTCTATGTCAAACCCAATTGAAACTGACATGAGAAATGTGAATAGAATCCTCCAATACCTTAAAGGTACACCAGGGCGAGGGCTCTATTTCCAGAAGAACTCAAACAGAGGTATTGAAGTCTATACTGATTCGGATTAG